In Quercus robur chromosome 11, dhQueRobu3.1, whole genome shotgun sequence, the following proteins share a genomic window:
- the LOC126705809 gene encoding methyl jasmonate esterase 1-like gives MELSKKYFMLISIFIMLSSLGIESTKEEPPRTGKHFVLIHGACLGAWSWYKLETLLKSSGHNVTALDLGASGINPLQANDLQSSSDYFKPLRDFMEALPFHERVILVGHSYGGYAISQAMEYFPSKISVAVFATAFMPGLTLNYSTLNQMRLNQQGPQLDNHFTYDQGPNKPPTTFIFGPLYSASKLFPLSPIEDLTLATLLLRPLRLFSDKDLSKQLMLSTKKYGSVKRVYIIVEKDKVIKRDFQLWMIERNPPNDVVEIKGSDHMVMMSKTRELWSRLQGIAEKHS, from the exons ATGGAGCTGAGCAAGAAGTATTTCATGCTAATTTCTATCTTTATCATGCTTTCATCTCTTGGAATTGAGTCTACTAAGGAGGAGCCACCAAGAACTGGCAAGCACTTTGTGCTAATTCATGGAGCATGCCTTGGAGCTTGGTCTTGGTACAAGCTTGAGACACTGCTAAAATCTTCAGGGCACAATGTCACTGCACTAGACTTAGGCGCTTCTGGAATCAACCCACTGCAGGCAAATGATCTCCAATCAAGTTCTGACTATTTCAAGCCTTTGAGGGACTTCATGGAAGCTCTTCCTTTTCATGAAAGAGTAATCCTTGTTGGTCATAGCTATGGTGGGTATGCAATTTCTCAAGCCATGGAATATTTTCCAAGTAAGATTTCTGTAGCTGTTTTTGCCACTGCCTTCATGCCTGGGCTGACCCTCAACTATTCTACCCTCAATCAAATG AGACTGAACCAACAAGGCCCTCAGCTTGACAATCACTTTACATATGACCAAGGCCCAAACAAACCTCCAACTACTTTCATCTTTGGGCCCTTGTACTCGGCATCAAAATTGTTCCCGCTTAGTCCAATTGAG GATTTGACACTGGCTACCTTGTTGTTGAGACCATTACGTTTGTTTAGTGACAAAGACCTGTCAAAGCAGCTAATGCTGTCTACTAAGAAGTATGGGTCAGTTAAAAGGGTTTACATCATAGTTGAAAAAGATAAGGTGATAAAGAGAGATTTTCAATTGTGGATGATTGAGAGAAATCCACCCAATGATGTGGTGGAGATCAAAGGATCAGATCACATGGTCATGATGTCTAAGACAAGAGAGCTTTGGTCTCGTCTCCAAGGCATTGCTGAGAAACATTCTTAA
- the LOC126705808 gene encoding methyl jasmonate esterase 1-like isoform X4 encodes MSTKEEPPRTGKHFVLIHGACLGAWSWYKLETLLKSSGHNVTALDLGASGINPLQANDLQSSSGYFKPLRDFMEALPFHERVILVGHSYGGYAISQAMEYYPSKISVAVFATALMPGPTLNYSTLKQMSVSQEVPQLDNHYTYDQGPNNPPTTKIFGPLSSASYLFPLSPIEDLTLAALLLRPLRLFSDEDLSKQLMLSIKKYGSVKKVFIIAEKDKAIKRDFQLWMIERNPPNDVVEIKGSDHMVMMSKTIELWSHLQGIAEKYS; translated from the exons TCTACTAAGGAGGAGCCACCAAGAACTGGCAAGCACTTTGTGCTAATTCATGGAGCATGCCTTGGAGCTTGGTCTTGGTACAAGCTTGAGACACTGCTAAAATCTTCAGGGCACAATGTCACTGCACTAGACTTAGGCGCTTCTGGAATCAACCCACTGCAGGCAAATGATCTCCAATCAAGTTCTGGCTATTTCAAGCCTTTGAGGGACTTCATGGAAGCTCTTCCTTTTCATGAAAGAGTAATCCTTGTTGGTCATAGCTATGGTGGGTATGCAATTTCTCAAGCCATGGAATATTATCCAAGTAAGATTTCTGTAGCTGTTTTTGCCACTGCCCTCATGCCTGGGCCGACCCTCAACTATTCCACCCTCAAACAAATG TCAGTGAGCCAAGAAGTCCCTCAACTTGACAATCACTATACATATGACCAAGGCCCAAACAACCCTCCAACTACTAAAATCTTCGGGCCCTTGTCCTCGGCATCATATTTGTTCCCGCTTAGTCCAATTGAG GATTTGACACTGGCTGCCTTGTTGTTGAGACCATTACGTTTGTTTAGTGATGAAGACCTGTCAAAGCAGCTAATGCTGTCTATTAAGAAGTATGGATCAGTTAAAAAGGTTTTCATCATAGCTGAAAAAGATAAGGCGATAAAAAGAGATTTTCAATTGTGGATGATTGAGAGAAATCCACCCAATGATGTGGTGGAGATCAAAGGATCAGATCACATGGTCATGATGTCTAAGACAATAGAGCTTTGGTCTCATCTCCAAGGCATTGCTGAGAAATATTCTTAA
- the LOC126705808 gene encoding methyl jasmonate esterase 1-like isoform X1: MELSKKYFMLISFFIILSSLGIESTKEEPPRTGKHFVLIHGACLGAWSWYKLETLLKSSGHNVTALDLGASGINPLQANDLQSSSGYFKPLRDFMEALPFHERVILVGHSYGGYAISQAMEYYPSKISVAVFATALMPGPTLNYSTLKQMSVSQEVPQLDNHYTYDQGPNNPPTTKIFGPLSSASYLFPLSPIEDLTLAALLLRPLRLFSDEDLSKQLMLSIKKYGSVKKVFIIAEKDKAIKRDFQLWMIERNPPNDVVEIKGSDHMVMMSKTIELWSHLQGIAEKYS, translated from the exons ATGGAGTTGAGCAAGAAGTATTTCATgctaatttctttctttatcattctTTCATCTCTTGGAATTGAGTCTACTAAGGAGGAGCCACCAAGAACTGGCAAGCACTTTGTGCTAATTCATGGAGCATGCCTTGGAGCTTGGTCTTGGTACAAGCTTGAGACACTGCTAAAATCTTCAGGGCACAATGTCACTGCACTAGACTTAGGCGCTTCTGGAATCAACCCACTGCAGGCAAATGATCTCCAATCAAGTTCTGGCTATTTCAAGCCTTTGAGGGACTTCATGGAAGCTCTTCCTTTTCATGAAAGAGTAATCCTTGTTGGTCATAGCTATGGTGGGTATGCAATTTCTCAAGCCATGGAATATTATCCAAGTAAGATTTCTGTAGCTGTTTTTGCCACTGCCCTCATGCCTGGGCCGACCCTCAACTATTCCACCCTCAAACAAATG TCAGTGAGCCAAGAAGTCCCTCAACTTGACAATCACTATACATATGACCAAGGCCCAAACAACCCTCCAACTACTAAAATCTTCGGGCCCTTGTCCTCGGCATCATATTTGTTCCCGCTTAGTCCAATTGAG GATTTGACACTGGCTGCCTTGTTGTTGAGACCATTACGTTTGTTTAGTGATGAAGACCTGTCAAAGCAGCTAATGCTGTCTATTAAGAAGTATGGATCAGTTAAAAAGGTTTTCATCATAGCTGAAAAAGATAAGGCGATAAAAAGAGATTTTCAATTGTGGATGATTGAGAGAAATCCACCCAATGATGTGGTGGAGATCAAAGGATCAGATCACATGGTCATGATGTCTAAGACAATAGAGCTTTGGTCTCATCTCCAAGGCATTGCTGAGAAATATTCTTAA